The nucleotide sequence tccccgagtgctaatcaagatccaatagctcaggtatgaagcataagcatcaacttagagcatttagatctgatttgtgggtttttacacaaaaaggggggggggtatttataggaaaggtggaaccgttaggatcgttttatcgaataacgtgctttgatctcgtgcgtacacgtgtccaggggttagattcagtgtatttgacccttggcccttcatttgggtgaaaaggcatcgccctttgatcgaacgaaaggctagattctgcattaaatgcaaaatcttctgtctgacagtctcacgcgccccgcctcaagtttgggcaatccttacgcgggtcgcctgaagtcctctgatctgcccacttgcagaatttacacttttggcccctgttgcgtttttaagccatttccagcccttttaagacctgaaaagtcatctttaaggccctaaaatgatgcctaaacattgtggacatgaaacatgcccaaaaatatgtcggatgtcggttcgtttggccgtacgatcgcgatgttcgcttaattacgacggaatgcgcataagcgtgaaagacgatccaaatgacgcgacgaatggatttttctcatgccaaccactaaggcataatataagggtgcttacataaatttttggatgtccggatgtattcagaacgtaagttatgcgcgaaagtgcaaacttatgcactttttgacacttttagtccctgaatgttccaaaagtttgttttagcataccaaaacccttcaaagcctatttctaagctatgtaaaggatatttatggtatgtttaacttatggacatgttccggaatgttcgttacagttcaaattggcatactttcgcagtttgtcaagtttagtccctgtaagcgaattaacttgtttttgctataccaaagccttcaaaacttatttctaagttatgtaaaggttatttaaggtacgttgagtagatgttgatgttccggagtatttgtcgcattaaactgagtatgtttacgcaccagtttgcgtataatgctccagaaagcgatgtagagtttggaattgaataaaagtcaaaacatgaaaaatgtaaaacacaatgaaacaaacattgggatcaaattacattattttattgataattgaactgttcatgatgattacaggcacaaatgttacaagcACATGTTTACGTCTTGTTATACCGAACGCTTCCGCTAGCTCATTCGCATCTTTTGGTCCATGACTTGTTATTTTGTCTAAGCTAATTAGTAGACGTACATGTGTAAAACTTGTTGTCTTTGTTTTTGGTAGTTTTTATGTCCAACGGTTCGTAGAAGGTTACTTGGTGTATTAAGTATAAAACAGGGGGCTTGTTCGCGTttcgaacgggtcatgcccaatttttgtaaaatttttgtTATGTAACAGGTTTTATATTTTGATGTCTGTTAAATTACATTAGTAAGTAATTTTATAAAGTAGGAAAAATGCGGAtctaacaagttggtatcagagccaaggtttgagggattcgagcgtTAAACGcggtgcttgaactcaaaccgatggCTCGTTCGAAAGATTGCTCGCTCCAAGATCGCCCAAGAGGTAACTTTAAAGTTATAAATAAGTTGCAAGTGTGTTTTTTTTATGAGTTTGATGGAAATAATTAAAAAGATATATGAGAAGGTCAAATGATAAGTTCAGGAGCTGTAGAACCTAAACGGAATGGAAAGAATCGAATGAGAATGTTTAAAAATGGACCTGCAGCGTTTCTGCAAAACggaagcccgtcgccgacgggttaacccccgtcgccgacggcatcGTCTCGTCCGACGCCCTAACCTACTGTCGACGGGTAAACTGTCCGACGGCCACTATtaagagcccgtcgccgacgggatactagccgtcgccgacggcttacgCAAAGATCAACTTGctgatttcttttgttttcatctTTTATGTTTCCGGGTTGTCCGAAAACTTATTTCATGATTATATGAAGGCCGTAAAAGGGTTAATAGGTGTATGTAATAACAATTAGTGATTACAACAAGAATAAATTGTAAGAATCATAAGTGATGAACCGAATGACACAATAGGGATTAAGTAAATGCTGATTAAAGAATAAGGATATACTAAAAGTTGTGAATTTCATTAAATAAAAGCATGATATTGTGTAGATGGCTGATGCAAGAAACGCTAATGATGACGATCATACCGCTCGTCAAGAAGCAATGTACAATAAAGTCACGGAAGTGGCAGAAGGGGTTATGCAAGCTAATCTTCCACGATTAGCTCAAGAAGTAGAAAGCCGGGTGTTGGGAGTTGTGGATGCCATGATAACTAGTAAGATTGAGGAACTGAAAGAATGGATAGAGGGATCTAAAAACAAAAGCAAAGAACGACGGTGCACGTATAAAGACTTTATGGCGTGCAATCCCGCGACGTACGATGGTAAAATCGACCCGATCGCATGCCAAAGATGGGTGTCAAATATAGAAGCAGTATTTATCCGAAGTCGTTGTGATAACGAAGATAAGGTGATGTTCGCTACTGGCCAACTCACTCTTCAAGCGAAGGATTGGTGGGACGCACACAGTAAAGAAATAGGGGAGGATAGACTCCAAGTGATGACTTGGCAAGAATTTAAGGATCCCTTTATGAGATACCATTGCCCTCAGTCGGCTATTGATAAGATTCAGGAAGATTTCTTGCGCCTCCGACAGAAAAACGAGTCGATAAATGAAATATCAAATACTTTCATGGATAAAATGAAGTTCTGTGGGGATTTTGTGAAGActgaaaggatgaagatcaatcGTTTCTACGGGGTGTTAAAGGCGGAATTTAGGGAGTTCATTACTCCTTCGAAATGTGATACCCTTGATGAGCTCATCAATCTGGCAAGGGATAGAGAAATCGAGATTAAGAGGCAAGAAGAACGTGGGGAAAAGAGATCAAGCGAGAAAGGTGCATGTTCGAGTCCATCCAAAAAGGGAAAGTATCTAGAGCAAGGAAGGAAAGATAAGTCGAAGGGTGGTATCACTCCTTGTAAGACTTGTGGAAAGCTTCACACTGGGGAGTGTCTGTTAGGCAAGAAGGGGTGCTACAAATGTGGTAAGGAGGGACATTCGTCCTATCAATGCGCAAATAACGTGAAGACTTGTTTCAACTGTTTCGAAAAGGGGCATGTTAAATCGGAGTGTCCAAAACTCCAACAAGGATCAAAGAAGGAAGGAAAGAACGAAGAAAGCTCTAAAGCGAAAGGGAGGATGTTCCAAATCACCTCCGAAGAAGCTAAGTCTCACCCGAATGTGGTTTCAGGTATCTTTCTATTAAACTCCATACcagtttatgttttgtttgataccGGAGCCACTATGTCGTTTATTTCAAATGAAATCATACAACATCCTTCATTTAAGATCGAAAGAATGCCGATGCCTCTAGAAGTAGAAATAGCCGATAGTAAGATTTATATGTTACACGAGATTTGTAAAAATTGCAAATTTACCATAGAAGATGAAGAATTTGATATCGACCTTATACCTATGGTTTTGGGGAATTCAAAAtgatagtgggtatggattggatgACCCGACACTAAGCGGGAATTAATTGTGAAACCAAAACAGTACATGTCCAATCTCCAAGTGGAAAACGAATAACTATACAAGGAGAGAGAAGGATAGAAGCGAAACTTTGTACCCTCGTTCAAGCCGCTAAGTATACACTTAACGGGGGTAGGGCATACCTAGCTTACGTGGTAGATGCTCAACGAGATTTCCCGAAGCTTGAAGATGTAGAGATTGTGAATGAATTTCCGGATGAATTGCCGGGACTTCCCCCCGAAAGAGAAATAGAGTTTCGCATCGAACTGAATCCGGTTGCGAAGCCAGTTGCGAAGGCTCCTTATAGATTGGCTCCCACTGAAATGCGGGAGCTAATGACACAATTACAAGACTTGTTAGACAAGGGCTTTATACGTCCGAGTGTGTCACCTTGGGGAGCGCCCGtcttatttgttaagaagaaagacgcgacaatgcgcatgtgcatcgactacagagaaTTAAACAAGCTAACTAtcaagaaccgctaccctttaccaagaattgacgatctttttgatcaattgcgaGGGGtgagttggttctccaagatagatTTGCGTTCGGGGTACCATCAAGTTAGAGTACGGGAAGAAGATATTCCGAAAACCGCGTTCAGAAcccgttatgggcattatgaattTTTAGTCATgtctttcggattgacgaatgcgccggctgcgtttatggatcttatgaaccgggtaTGTCGCCCCATGTTAGATAAATCTGTGCTcgtgttcatagatgatattctaatctACTCGCGAAGCAAGGCCGAACATGCAAGACACTTGCGTGAAGTACTTGAAGTTCTCCGTAAAGAGAAACTTTACGCGAAATTTTCAAAATGCGCCTTTTGGCTCAGAGAGGTGCAGTTTCTGGGTCATGTGATCAATTCGGAGGGTATCTTAGTAGATCCATCAAAGATCGATGCTGTAATGAAATGGGTTCCTCCGAAGAACCCGACTtaaataagaagttttctaggcctcGCGGGATATTACAGAAAGTTCATACAGGATTTTTTGAAGATAGCTTTGCCCTTAACAAAGCTGACAAGGAAGAAAGAGAAGTTTGTGTGGGGTAAAGAACAGGAGGAAGCCTTTCGAGTATTAAAAGAGAAGTTATCATGTCCACCGGTCTTGACATTACCGGATGGGACTGAAGACCTGGTGGTCTATTCAGACGCGTCACACCAGGGTTtaggttgcgtattgatgcaaaagggaaaggttatcgcttatgcttcacgacaattgaAGCTGCATGAGGTAAACTACCCAACACACAATTTGGAATTGGCAGCGGTAGTATTTGCCTTAaaaatttggaggcattatctatatggcGTGAAGTGCACAATTTATTCGGATCATAAAAGCCTTAAATATTTCTTTGAGCAGAAAGACTTGAATATGAGGCAACGGAGGTGGTTAGAACTTATCAaagattacgattgtgatatcctttatcacccgggaaaagcgaatgtagtagccgacgcatTAAGCCGAAAGGAATATCCGTCTCCCATTCGAGTAAAATCCATGAAGATGATAGTTACACCACTATTACTCAAGACGATACGTGATTCCCAGATAAAATCACTCGCAGTGGAAGATGTAAAGAAAGAAAGATTGAAAGGTGTAACCGATAAGCTAGAAGAAAATTCGATCGGATTCAAAACGAGATTTGGCCGAATTTGGATACCTCGTTTCTGCGAGGTCAAGACTACGTTACttgaagaagctcataagtcacgATATTCGGTTCACCCCGGGGCTAcgaagatgtatcaggatttgaaGACCAGttattggtggccgggcatgaaacgtgATATCGTTAAATATGTCGCGAAATGCTTAACATGTTCCCAGGTGAAAGCAGAGCACCAAAGACCATACGGGGAGTTGCAACCTTTAGAGATCCTGGTATGGAAGTGGGAGGAACTAACAATGGATTTGGTAACCAAGCTCCCTAGAACGAAAAAGGggcacgatacaatatgggtaatcgtagatcggcTTACGAAAagcgctcattttctacctatcaAAGAGGCTTACACCTCCGAGGTAATGGCAGAAATATATATGAATGAGATCATATCTCGACACGGGGTGCCTGTGTCAATCGTCTCGGACCGGGATACCAGATTTACCTCTCGTTACTGGCAAAAGTTTCACGAGAGTGTGGGCACGAGGTTACACATAAGCACCGCCTACCACCCTCAGACTGACGGCCAGTCAGAAAGGACCATTCAAACGCTTATCGATATGCTAAGAGCGTGCGCATTAGACTTTGGGGGAAGCTGGGCTGACCATCTACCCCTAGTGGAATtctcttataataatagttaccatagTGGCTTTAAAATGGCTCCTTATGAACTCCTGTACGGAAGAAAAtgtagaactcccgtatgttggggtgaagtggggcAAAGAGAGCTTGCGCCAAGTGATCTAATAGCAGTAACAAATGAAAAGATAAAATTGGTAAGAGCTCGATTGAAAGCGGCCCAAGATCGGCAAAAAGCTTACGCAAGCAAGAAAAGGCGACCCattgaatttcaagtcggagatttCGTTCTGTTGAAAGtctccccatggaagggtataatcCGTTTTCGCAAGCGGGGCAAATTAGGTCctcgatatattggaccattcaaagTCTTGGCTCGAGTTGGAAGGGTCGCATATCGATTAGAATTACCGCCTACTCTAGACGGGATTCATAATACCTTCCACGTGTCGCAGTTGAGGAGGTGTATTGCGGACGAAACAGCATTAGTACCTCTCGATGACATCGAGTTGAAAGAGGGGTTAAATTATGTCGAAAGACCCATAGCCATTAAGGATGTTAAGGTGAAGAATCTCCGCAACAAAGCCGTTAAACAAGTGTTGGTTCAATGGCAACACCGAAAGGGGTCGGAACTCACATGGGAAGCGGAAGATGAGATGAGGAAGCACTATCCATTCCTGTTTGGTATGTGCACTTAAAAATTTGTTATGTGCctaggtttcggggacgaaacctcttttaaggggggtagacttgtaacgccccaaaaaccgGTATTTaattaaagtaaatgaaaatgaaCAAAAAGTAACTAAGTTAATGGGTTATGATAAGAAATAAGCTAAAAATTTGAATTAATGCTTAAATTAAATACTTATCAATTTAGAAGGGGGTTAATGTGTAAGATTTTAATAATTAAGGTTTTATAGTGGTAAACCCACAAATACACTCCTGTGTGCGTACCTGGGAGCGATCGAACAGAAGAAACAAGGGTGAAAACCCTCGTTCATGCTAATCTACTCAATTAATCAAGAAATTCAAGTCTAAATCAGTTGCATGTCTCAAGTTTATCGATTATCTATGCATACATAGTGaagtggtaagtttaatttttGAAAAGATGAATTCTAGAGTAAGGGTTTAAACCCAAATTCGATTTCTTGTATCTATTGTGGGAAATCTGAGTTAGAATTGCTTCCTAGGACAAGAATCATGTGTGATTTTAGGTTGCATGAAAGAATGTAGTGAAAACCCGCTATGTGAAGTTTGTGTTATGAATATGAAGATTATAGGAATGATGAATATATGTAATTTGGCATGTAATTCAGTTTGTAGTATCCGAATGCTAGATAAATTGATATTGATTAAAGGAATTGTAAGAATTAGACTGAGTAATGATGACATATATAGGATGAATTAGCAAATCATGCTTTGGATGCTTGTACACAATGCTTTATTAATGTAACGCCcactaggtgtttgatgaaatgcttgaaagagTAATTATGTGTAAATTGAAATGTGGTGGAATGAAAGTTAGAGTACTAAACGAATGAATGAATATGTTGATCTAGGTGTGAAGGAAGAAGGTTCGAATTCTAAGAAATCGGAAGGATTACAAGACCGAGGTATGTGCGTTACATACAAATAAACCTTACTTAGAATTTTGTTATAACATCTTAATTAACTATTGTCAAAATGTTATGGTGATTAGTAAGTAGctagcaaatcccttgcggatttggttgtTATGAATGTTATAttaagctatgcaagtcgaccggttctaGTGAACAAGTCGATCAAGAATAAGCTTCCATCCGTTTTGAACGGTTGGTTTTGAATGCTATGATAAATGTTAGAAGCTTAATCCGTCATGCGGATAAAAAGAAAAAGTAATGTCGAAAGCTAACAACCCGATTAAACGAGTTGgatatgtatgcttaactctcattgagagtgtttatgctaaacccaagtATTGGGTAGTCGAATGCGTAAGAAAGATAAAAGCTCACGTACGGATAGAACTAAAACGAAGGAGTAGTAGTTTAACAAGTATAATGACTAATTTTTAAAACcttgttgttgaatgtaggtaaatcctcactTTAGGCAGTCTGGAGCTTGGAGCGAGCACATGTTTACGTCTTGTTATACCGAACGCTTCCGCTAGCTCATTCGCATCTTTTGGTCCATGACTTGTTATTTTGTCTAAGTTAATTAGTAGACGTACATGTGTAAAACTTGTTGTCTTTGTTTTTGGTAGTTTTTATGTCCAACGGTTCGTAGAAGGTTACTTGGTGTATTAAGTATAAAACAGGGGGCTTGTTCGCGTTTCGAAGgagtcatgcccaatttttgtaaaatttttgtTATGTAACAAGTTTTATATTTTGATGTCTGTTAAATTACATTAGTAAGTAATTTTATAAAGTAGGAAAAATGCGGATCTAACATAGCCATTTATAAGAAAAACtatcaatcacttgtaggaaagataaatcaagtacaatttaatgtccttgattaatcTTTGAAGATCCAAATATTccaaaaatgaatttttcaagaaatatgccgatacctactcctcacttaccaacctgggagttccggctattccacaacctgtaaaaatttaacaattttaagattcattcacaaaatcaatttttaagaatgatgtcgattcctactccacgattacaaacttgagacctccggcaagtcaggttttttaagTAAAGAAAATGTcgacccaagcctgaccagccttgggtgatctTAACTCCTCTTCGGTTGggttataagttgctttcttcgtagcataaaagtctttaaccccttgaactttaccctcgatcatctttccaaaaatctttttcacgtTTCCATTGAACGCTTTCTCAAcctcaaattctttcttctcagaatagaattgatttgagatctcaacctttccaattttttaattaaaattctCAGCTctcagtggtggaaaattctcatcatccactgGTGGAACTGAGTTTTCTTCTttaacctcaacctgtggctcatctAACTTTATGGAGTTAGATTCATCGCCAGACTTCACATCAAATTTCTTAACAATATCAtgaaacttcttaacaacccacatttgctTGTCATTCTTAGCtctctttttataaaaatgtgtctttgaacactcaccaacttcatatgtagaattttcgaaaattttaaattttttagttagtggttcattttcttcaacaacttttcctttaagtttagaaacaacttcctgttttgtttttgttgcttgtgaacagttccatgcaatgtgacccacttcattgcatttgtaacaggttcttgtctcttttTTCTGATACgcttcatttttcttcttttcagcaacaaactcctggtttgattatctccagaatggtttcttctgttcttcctcagcgcttcctcctgaaacaaattttgctattgttttagaaattttctcatctttttgattttcaggtggaataaatccaagacctttctttttgaaattaccgttatggtttggtttctttggtaaaccagaaccagaaccataaccctttttcttgtttaaccgttgttgaactcttgaagtatattttttagatttttctttaagatttaaatcttttatttcagaaatattaatttctgtcattttgaaaacccttttgatcttttcaatttgaacacttcttTTTGGAAATTCcgcatcagaatataatttgtctgaatcattcaatgtatatgcaactttgaataattcatcattcaaattagattttgataacaagaattctttattgtaaacccgttttcccgacgtCTTTGAACTGTTGACCGACGAAGAACTTTTGACAGACGAACTCGAATTTtcagactcggactttgactctgactcctcatctgtatccaacacctgatcaaccacctttttcattaactcagactcatgatcagtgtcagccGATGTAAAAacgacgtcaatgttttctggtaattcatcggtTATATtggactttaactttatattgactgccttttctacttgctcctcattcggttttctaagagaatacccttcccaaattggaggcagacacttgttatagctaacattatgtttcttaccagtatccttcttctctTTTGGCTTCTTATCTTGAAAAAcatcaagacctgcaacagttggataaattcgatcaataagataatcagaactagaataactctgtaataaccgtctgattctctcattctctatctattctgtctccaactcctgcttccactttgcactttcttcaatgtaataattgatagctttttgctttgacattaACACAACATTCAACATTGTcaatgcatcttctctttcagaattagtCTTTTGCAGACCAGTTAtcgttctgttcaacacatcgtaagattctttcacgtagttgagatcaaacagtaacttttctttcatcttttcttgTTCAACCAACTTCTCATCTTTCACTACACATTCCTTGCAAGATTCTAAACACTttaagcaaggcttgatg is from Helianthus annuus cultivar XRQ/B chromosome 9, HanXRQr2.0-SUNRISE, whole genome shotgun sequence and encodes:
- the LOC110875466 gene encoding uncharacterized protein LOC110875466, giving the protein MADARNANDDDHTARQEAMYNKVTEVAEGVMQANLPRLAQEVESRVLGVVDAMITSKIEELKEWIEGSKNKSKERRCTYKDFMACNPATYDGKIDPIACQRWVSNIEAVFIRSRCDNEDKVMFATGQLTLQAKDWWDAHSKEIGEDRLQVMTWQEFKDPFMRYHCPQSAIDKIQEDFLRLRQKNESINEISNTFMDKMKFCGDFVKTERMKINRFYGVLKAEFREFITPSKCDTLDELINLARDREIEIKRQEERGEKRSSEKGACSSPSKKGKYLEQGRKDKSKGGITPCKTCGKLHTGECLLGKKGCYKCGKEGHSSYQCANNVKTCFNCFEKGHVKSECPKLQQGSKKEGKNEESSKAKGRMFQITSEEAKSHPNVVSGIFLLNSIPVYVLFDTGATMSFISNEIIQHPSFKIERMPMPLEVEIADSKIYMLHEICKNCKFTIEDEEFDIDLIPMVLGNSK